Within the Agromyces atrinae genome, the region GGACCGCGGCGAGCTCGGCGGCATCCTGCTGCTCTTCGGCCTCGGAGTTGAGCCCCAACCGCTTGATGAGCGCCGGCATCGTGAGCCCCTGCACGAGGAGCGTGCCGACCGTCACGGCGAAGGCGACGAGGAAGATGGTCTGCCGCTCGGCTTCGGGCAGTCCGAGCCCCGCTCCGACGGGGATCGCCGTCGCCGTCGCGAGCGTGACGACGCCGCGCATGCCGGCCCACGACAGCACGGTCAGTTCGGGGATGGAGAGGAGCGACTGATCCGACGGCGGCCGGGGACGACGGCGCCGTCGAGGATGATCGGCCGGCACTCCGCGCGCATCGAACTCGGCATCCTTCCTCCGTTCGAACTCGTCGAGGCGGAGCTCGCGGCGGGCACGCCGCCGGGCGCTGAGCGGCGCGAGGAGGCGAAGGATGCCGTGGTTGCCGAAGATCCAGATCGGGCGGACGAGCACGACGGCCGCGAACACCGCGACCGCGAGGCCGAGGCTCCGCCACGGGCCGAGGGGACTCGACCACACGTCGGAGACGACGTCGTGGAGCTGCAGGCCGATGAGCGCGAAGACGAAGCCCTCGAGGAGGAGATCGATCGAGAGCCAGACCGGCCGTTCCTGCTGGCGCGTCGCGTAGCTCGTGCGCGGGGCGTTGAAACCGACGATGAGCCCCGTCGTCACGACGGCGAGCACGCCCGAGCCCTCGAAGCGCTCGGCGATCGCGTAGGCGGCGAAGGGCACGAGGAGCCCCAAGGTGCCGAGCACGACCGGGTCGTCGAGACGCCGGCGGATGGCCGTGACGATGCGACCGATCACGAGACCGAGGCCGACGCCGACTCCGACGGCGAGGAGGAAGTCGGTGATGCCGTCGCCCCACGTGACCGTCGAGCCCGCGACGATCGCGAGGAAGACCCGGAAGAGCGTGAGCGAGCTCGCGTCGTTGATGAGGCTCTCGCCCGACATGACCGTCATCACGCGGCGCGGCAGCCCGAGGCGTCGGCCGATCGATGCGGCCGAGACGGCATCGGGCGGGGAGACGATCGCACCGAGCAGGAGCGCGCCGGCGAGGGTGAGCGACGGCATGATGAGGTACGCGATGCCGCCGACGACGACGGTCGTCGCGACGACGAGCCAGATGCCGAGGTTGCGGATCTGCGGCAGGGAGTTGCGGAAGTTGAGGAACGAGACGTCGAGGGCCGCCGAGTAGAGGAGCGGCGGCAGCACGAGGGTGAGGATGAGCTCGCCGTCGATCTCGAACGTCGGGATGCCGGGGATGTACGACACCACGAGAGCCACGGCCGTCACGAGCAGCGGCGCCGACCAGCCGCGCCAGCGTGCGAACGCGGTGACGGCGAGTGCGCCGAAGAGGAGGAGGAAGGTCTCGCCGAATCCCATCCTGGCAGGATATCGAGGAACATCGACCGGCTCGCGCGCGGACGCGACGTTCCCGATCGGAGAGGCTGGGGGCATGAGCGAAACCACCGTCACCGGAGCCGCCGTCGGCGTCTTCACCGTGCTGCCGACGCCCGCCGAGTCGACTGAGCACTTCCGCCGTCGCCTCGCGTTCGAGACGGACGCGAGCGATGTCGCGGCCGAGCTCGGTGCCGGCGCACCCGGCTTCGTCGTCGTCGATTCGCGGAGCGACGCGGCGTGGGCGCAGGGCCGGGTTCCCGGAGCCGTGCACCTCCCGACGCGCCGTATCGCCGACGAGGCGCCCGCACTCATCCCCGCCGGCACGCCCGTCGTCGTCTACTGCTGGAGCCCCGGGTGCAACGGCGGCACGAAGGCGGCGCTCGCCCTCAGCCTGCTCGGCTACCCGGTCAAGGAGATGATCGGCGGCTTCGAGTACTGGGCGCGCGAGGGCTACACCTTCGAGACCGACGAGGGTGTCGTCCAGTTTCCCGTCGATGCTCTGACGGGGCCCACGAGCGGCGGGATCACCGCGGCGGGAGAACCGGCGCCGAGTTGCGGCTGCTGAGCATCAGCACTCGATGACGTTGACGGCGAGGCCGCCGCGACTCGTCTCCTTGTACTTCGTCTTCATGTCGAGCCCGGTCTGACGCATCGTCTCGATGACGGCATCGAGCGACACGATGTGCGAGCCGTCGCCGTGGAGGGCGAGACGGGCGGCGGAGACCGCGGTCGACGCGGCGATCGCGTTGCGCTCGATGCACGGCACCTGCACGAGGCCGCCGACCGGATCGCACGTGAGCCCCAGGTGGTGCTCCATCGCGATCTCGGCCGCGTTCTCGATCTGGTGGGGCGTTCCGCCGAGCACGGCGCACAGGCCGCCGGCCGCCATCGCGCACGCGGAACCCACCTCGGCCTGACATCCGCCCTCCGCCCCGGAGATCGAGGCGTTCGCCTTGAAGAGGGAGCCGATCGCCGTCGCCGTCAGGAGATAACGACGGATGCCGCCGGCGTCGGCTCCGGGCACGAATCGGAGGTAGTACCGGCCGACCGCGGGGATGATGCCCGCCGCGCCGTTCGTCGGAGCCGTGACGACACGGCCGCCCGAGGCATTCTCCTCATTGACGGCGAGAGCGAACGCGTGCAGCCATTCGGTCGACGTGTCACGCTCGTGAGCGGTGAGGTCGTAGTCGTCGAGACGCTCGCGCACCGAGGCGGCGCGTCGCCGCACGCCGAGCCCGCCCGGCAGGGTGCCCGAGCGGTCGAGACCCCGATCGACGCACTCCGACATGGCCGCCCAGATCGCATCGAGACCCTCCTCGATGCGCGGCGCACCGTGGAAGGCGACCTCGTTGCGGTAGGCGACATCGCACATCGACACCGCCTCGCTGTCGCACAGGGCGAGGAGCTCGGCGGCGCTCGAGTAGGGGAGGGGCGGGGCGGATGACGCGGAGCGGCCGACCGCGGCGGCTCGACCGTCATCCTGAGCGCGCGTGATGAACCCGCCGCCCACCGAGTAGAAGGTCGCGGCGTGGAGGACGTCGCCCTCGTCGTCGAGCGCGGCGAAGCGGAGGCCGTTCGAGTGGCCGGGCAGGCGCGTGCGTGGCTCGAACTCGATGTCGCTCGCGCTCAAGTCGATGGTGTGGCCGCCCGAGAGCGCGAGGCGGACAGGGCACGACTCCCACAGGGTACGCACGGCATCGGGGTCGCACGTCTCGGGCTCGGCCCCGCCGAGGCCGGCGATGACGGCGCCGGGGGTGCCGTGGCCGACCCCGGTCGCGCCGAGCGACCCGTAGAGGGTGCAGACGATGCGGGCGGTGCGGGTGAGCACGGCCTTCTCGGCGAGCTCGGTCGCGAAGGCTCGCGCGGCCCGCATCGGTCCCACCGTGTGGGAGCTCGAGGGGCCGATCCCGATCGAGAAGAGATCGAGAGCTGAGACGAACGCTGTCACCTTCCCAGGCTACGCCGCAGGGTGCGCAGCAATCCTGATGCCGCCGCAGGATTCCTGCGGAGAGTGGGGAATCTCGTGCACGAATCTTCCACGAGCGCGGCCTCTAGGCTGGACGCATGCGAACCGCTCGAACCGCTCGAACCCTCACCGCCGTCGCCGGAGCGGCGACCCTGCTCGTCATGCTCGCCGGGTGCGTGCCCGTGTGGATGGTCGATCGCGACGACTCCTCCGATCGCGACGATCGACCGGCGGCGTCGAGCGACGCGCGACCGAACGACGGCTCGGGCGATCAGGCCTTCGCGTGCGCCGACGGCGAGGACATCGAGGTCGGTGGCGACGCGATCGACATCGACGTCACCGGTTCGTGCGCATCGGTGACGGTGCGCGGCAATGCTCTCGACGTCGAGATCGCCTCGGCCGGGAGCGTGCTCGTCGAGGGTCAGCAGATCGATCTCGACCTGCAGAGCGATGCGGCGTCGCTCGTCGTGCGCGGAAATGCGAACGAGATCGACGCCGAAGCGCTCGACTCGGCCGAGATCACCGGAGACAGCAACGACCTCGACGCGGGGCGAATCGGCAGCCTCGTGCTCGTCGGCACCAAGAACACGGTCGAGTCGGATGGTGCGCCGGGATCGGTGAACGACACCGGCATCGACAACCGCGTCGAGACGCGCTGACGCTATAGCCCCTCGCGCGGCGGCCGCCTAGCGGATGGTCTTGCGCGCCGAGATCTGGCCGGTGTCGAAGCCGAGCAGGTGCAGTCCGCCGTGGAAGCGGGCGTGCTCGACCTTGATGCAGCGGTCCATGACGACGGTGAGCCCCTGCTCTTCGCCGTAGTAGGCCGCCTCTTCGTTCCAAATGCCGAGCTGGACCCAGATCGTCTTCGCTCCCGCGGCGACGACCTCGTCGACGACCTGCGGGATGTCGCTGCCGCGGCGGAACACCACGACGATATCGGGAACCTCGGGCAGGTCGGTGAGGCTCGCGTATGCGGGCTGACCGAGGATGACGTCGGCGTTCGGGTTCACGAAGTACAGACGGTAGTCGCTCGACTGCTGCAGGTACGTGCCGACGAAGTAGCTCGAACGCGCGGGGTTCGGTGAGGCGCCGACGATCGCGACAGACTTCGCAGCCCGCAGGATGCCGAGTCGCTGCTTGGCGTCGGGGCCGGCCCATGTGCGCTGCGACTTCAGCAGCTTGGCGAGCGGCGAGTTCGCGGGGAGCGAGCACGAGAGGCCGTTGACGAGTCGGACGGTCTCGATGTCGTCGCCGGTCGTGGCGGCGTCGTCGAGGATCGCGGTCGAGGTGTCGGTGGTCATCATTCGCCCTTCGTGGCGGCCGAGAGAGCCTGGTCGAGATCGTAGATGATGTCGTCGACGTCTTCGATGCCGACGGAGAGGCGCACGACGCCCGGCAGGACGCCCGCGTCGACGAGCTGCTGATCGGTCAGCTGCGCGTGGGTCGTGGATGCCGGGTGGATGATGAGCGTCTTCGCGTCGCCGATGTTGGCGAGGTGGCTCGCGAGGTTGACCGACTCGATGAGCTTCTGGCCGACGGCGCGGCCGCCCTTGACCTCGAAGCTGAAGACCGAGCCCGGCCCCTTCGGCAGGTACTTCTGCGCCCGGTCGAAGTGCGGGTGGTTGGCGAGGCCCGCCCACCAGACGCGCTCGATGCGGTCGTCGGCCTCGAGCCACTCGGCGACGGCGCGTGCGTTGTCGACGTGCGCCTGGATGCGGTACGGGAGCGTCTCGACGCCCTGCGCGAGGAGGAAGGCCGAGTGCGGAGCGAGCGCCGGGCCGATGTCGCGGAGCTGCTCGGCGCGGAGGCGCGTGAGGAACGCGTACTCGCCGAAGTTGCCCGACCACTGCAGCCCGCCGTAGCTCGGAACCGGCTGCCCGAAGAGCGGGAACTTGTCGGAGTGCCAGTCGAACCGACCCGACTCGACGACGACGCCGCCGAGCGTCGTGCCGTGACCGCCGAGGAACTTGGTGGCGGAGTGCGTCACGATGTCGGCACCCCACTCGATCGGGCGGTTGAGGTAGGGCGTCGCGATGGTCGAGTCGACGATGAAGGGGATGCCGTGGGCGTGCGCCACATCGGCGAGGCCCTCGAGATCGGCGACGGCGCCCGACGGGTTGGCGATCGTCTCGACGAAGAGCGCCTTGGTCTTCTCGGTGATGGCCGCGGCGTAGTCGGCCGGGTCGGAGCTCTGCACGAACGTCGTCTCGATGCCGAAGCGGCGGAGCGTGACGTCGAGCTGGGTGATCGAGCCGCCGTAGAGGTTGGCGCTCGCCACGATGTGGTCGCCGGCGCCCGCGAGGCTCGCGAAGGTGATGTACTGCGCCGACAGGCCGCTCGCCGTGGCGACGGCACCGAGGCCGCCCTCGAGGCTCGCGACGCGCTCTTCGAAGCTCGCGACCGTGGGGTTCGCGAGACGCGAGTAGATGTTGCCGTACTTCTGCAGCGCGAATCGTGCCGCGGCGTCGGCGGTGTCGTCGAAGACGAACGCACTCGACTGGTAGATCGGAAGGGCGCGTGAACCCGTCACCGCATCGGGAATGTTGCCCGCGTGGATCGAGCGGGTCTTGAAGCCGTATTCGCGATCTGCCATGGGTTCAACGCTACTGCGTCGGCGCACCCGCTCCGGCTGCCGGCCGTAACGCGGAGCAACGCTCGCCGCTCGCGATCAGCCGACGAGTTCGTCGGTCTCGACGACCCGTGCGAACCCGCCGCCGTGGAGGTTCACCGCGGTCGCCCGGGCGAGGTCGTCGGCGCGCAGGACGATCCCCGCCGGCCCCTCGAGATCGAAGGTGTGGGTCGCGTCGATCGGCACGATGACGTCGAATCCGAGGTTGCCGCCCATGCGCGCCGTCGTCTCGACGCACATGTTGGTCTGGATGCCGACGACGACGATCTGGCGGATGCCGCGCTCACCGAGCCACGCCGCGAGATCGGGGTCGCCGTAGAAGGCGGAGTTGACGTCTTTCGTGACGAGGAGCTCGTGCGGGACCGCGGCGACGAACGGCTGCAGCGCGTTGCCGGCGGTTCCGGCGCCGAGCGGCGAACCGGGCGAGACGGAGTCGTGTCGCACGAGGACGATCGGCCGCGCCGCCGCCGTCCACGCGGTCAGGAGCCGTTCGATGTTCTCCTCGGCGCGCGGGTTGTTCCTCGCGCCCCACACCGCGTCGCCGAATCCCTGCTGCACGTCGATGACGATGAGGGCGGCGTTGTCGTCGAGGTTCATACAGCTATCCTCGTGCACGGTGCCTGCGCAGGGAGCTTTGCTACGCTCGGGTCAGGCCGAGATGACCGGCCCCGGACGACGGATCAGTACCCGGAACGCGACAAGACTGGCCACGGAGGTCAGTCATGTCATGGATCATCCTCATCGCCTCGGGCGTTCTCGAGGCCGTCTGGGCGACAGCGCTCGGCAAGTCGGAGGGCTTCACGAAGCTCTGGCCGTCGATCATCTTCGGTGTCGCCCTCGTCGTGAGCATGGGCGGTCTCGCCTGGGCGATGCGCGACATCTCGACGGGAACGGCGTACGCCGTCTGGGTCGGCATCGGTGCGTCGCTCACCGTCGCGTGGGCGATGATCACGGGCGACACGGATGTCTCGTGGGTCAAGATCCTGCTTCTCGTCGGTCTCGTCGGCTGCATCGTCGGACTCAAGCTCGTCGACACCGGTCACTGAGGCCCCGCATCCCGGCTCTTGCCGTTGCGGGCGGGCGGCGTCAGGCTGGAGCATGCTCACTCTCGGAACGACCGTCCTCGGCGTCGACGACCTGCCGCGCGCCCTCGCCTTCTGGTCTGCGGCGCTCGACTATCGACCGCGTCGCGAGCCCGACGACGACTGGGTGATCCTCGATCCGGTGTCGGGCACGGGCGCGAGTCTCGCGCTTCAACTCGGTCGTGCACAGGTGTCGCTCCCGCCGCGCATGCACCTCGACCTCTACGCCGACGACCAGGCTGCCGAGATCGAGCGGCTCCTCGCGCTCGGCGCGCGCCACATCGACTGGGATCGCTACCCGCCGGACGCCGACTACGTGATCCTCGAAGACACCGAGGGCAACCGGTTCTGCGTCATCGACACGACGATGAGCCCCGGCGGCTGAGCGGCTGGACGGCCTCGCGAGCAGTGCTCAGCCGACGAGGACGGCGCCGTACGCGAGCGTCGCGATGAGGGCCCACGAGGTGAGGCCCACGACAAGTGCACGCCACCCCGTCGCCGCGAGCTTCGTCACGTCGACCGAGGTGCCGAGCGCGAAGAGCGCCGTGGTGAGGAGCGCCGTCTGCATGAACCCGGCCGTCTCGAGCAGCGCGCCGGGGAGCGGCACGAGGGTGTTGAGCGCGACGGCAGCGAGGAAGCCGACGATGAAGAGCGGCACGATCGGCGGACGCGCGCCCGGTTCGACCGAGCGCCGGCGCTCGATGCCGCTCGCGACGGCCACCATCGGGGCGAGCAGCACGACGCGCGTGAGCTTCACGACGACGGCGACGGCGAGAGCGGTCGTTCCGGCGATCTGCGCCGTCGCGACGACCTGACCCACGTCGTGCACGCTCGCGCCGACCCAGTGGCCGAAGCCCGCATCGGTAAGGCCGAGCGGATGACGGAGGAGCGGCAGGATCGCGATCGCGAGTGTTCCGCACAGCGTGACGAGCGCGACGGGGATCGACTGGTCCTCGTCTCGGGCGCGAACCGCGTGCGCCATCGCGCCGATCGCCGAGGCGCCGCAGATCGAGAAGCCGCTCGCGACGAGGAGGGGCTGCTGACCGCTCAGCCCGAGCAGGCGGCCGAGCCACCACGTCGCGAAGAACGTCACCACAACGATGGCGACGGTCGTCGCGATCGTGACGGGGCCGAGAGCGACGATGTCGACGAGGCTCAGCTGCAGGCCGAGCAGCACGATGCCGGCGCGAAGCGGCGTGCGGGCGCTCCACCGCAGACCCGCGCCGAGGCGGTTCGCGCGCGCTCGCCGGAAGGCGGGGAACTGACCGACGGCGATGCCGAGCACGACGGCGATCGTGAGGAGCGGCGCCGCGGGCCAGACGGAGTGCAGCGCCCACGCGACGAGCGCCGCCGCGATCGCGACGGCGACTCCCGATCCGAGGCTCCGCACCATCACACGCTACCGGCGCAGCGTCAGGCGGAGGGGAGGCGCGGCACGGCGGCGATCAGTCGCTGCGTGTAGGGATCGCTCGGTGCCGTGAGGATGTCGGTCGTCTGCCCTGACTCGACGATCCGACCGGACTCGATGACCGACATCCGTTCGCAGAGGGCCGCGACGATCGTGAGGTCGTGCGAGACGAGGAGGAGCGAGAGCGAACGCTCGCGCGCGAGTCGCTGCAGGAGCTCGATGATCTGCAGGCGCACCGACGTGTCGAGGGCGCTCACCGGCTCGTCGGCGAGGAGCACACGGGGCTCGGCGGCGAGGGCCCGAGCGATCGCGATGCGCTGTCGCTGACCGCCCGAGAAGGCGTTCGGGTAGCGCGTTGCGGCATCGGCCGGCAGCCCGACGTCGGCGAGGAGCTCGGCCACGCGTGCCTCGCGCGCGCGGGCGTCGGGCTCGATTCCGAGCGAGCGGAGCGGCTCGGCGATCGAGCGGCCGACGCGCATCCGAGGGTCGAGCGACGAGTAGGGGTCCTGGAAGACCGTCTGCACCGTGCGGCGATAGGCGAGACGCGACGCGGGGCGCGACAGGTCGAGCGGTGCACCGTCGACGAGGATGCGCCCGCCCGTCGGCCGCTGCAGCCCGAGGAGGAGCGACAGGATCGTGGACTTGCCCGCACCCGATTCGCCGACGAGTCCGAGGCTCGCGCCGGGCCCGACGGAGAGGTCGACGCCGCGCAGGACGTCGCGCTCGGCTCCCGGGTAGCGGAAGGTCAGGTTCTCGGCCGCGAGGAGCGGCGGGATCGGCGAATCGGTCACGGCAGGTGCGCCTCCAGTCCGCGTGCGGAGGCGACGAGCGTCGCCGTGTACGGATGTGCGGGCGCGCGCAGCACCTGATCGACCGTGCCCGTCTCGACGGCGGCTCCCGCCCTCATGACCATGACGCGATCGACGATGCGCGAGACGACGGGCAGGTCGTGACTGATGAAGAGCAGCGACATGCCCCGCTCGCGGACCTCCTCGTCGAGGAGATCGAGGATGCCGGCCTGCACGGTCACATCGAGGGCCGTCGTCGGTTCGTCGGCGATGAGGAGGCGCGGCTCGCACGCGAGGGCGATCGCGAGCGCGACGCGCTGGCGCTGACCGCCGGAGATCTCGTGGATGTACGAGCGTGCGATGCGCTCGGGGTCGTCGAGCTGAACGGCCGAGAGCGCGTCGAGCACGGCCCGGCGCAGCGCGTCGCCGCGAAGCCCCCGGTGCTTCCTGAGAGGCCACGCGAGCTGCTT harbors:
- a CDS encoding DMT family transporter; translation: MSWIILIASGVLEAVWATALGKSEGFTKLWPSIIFGVALVVSMGGLAWAMRDISTGTAYAVWVGIGASLTVAWAMITGDTDVSWVKILLLVGLVGCIVGLKLVDTGH
- a CDS encoding rhodanese-like domain-containing protein, whose translation is MSETTVTGAAVGVFTVLPTPAESTEHFRRRLAFETDASDVAAELGAGAPGFVVVDSRSDAAWAQGRVPGAVHLPTRRIADEAPALIPAGTPVVVYCWSPGCNGGTKAALALSLLGYPVKEMIGGFEYWAREGYTFETDEGVVQFPVDALTGPTSGGITAAGEPAPSCGC
- a CDS encoding VOC family protein; this translates as MLTLGTTVLGVDDLPRALAFWSAALDYRPRREPDDDWVILDPVSGTGASLALQLGRAQVSLPPRMHLDLYADDQAAEIERLLALGARHIDWDRYPPDADYVILEDTEGNRFCVIDTTMSPGG
- a CDS encoding cysteine hydrolase family protein produces the protein MNLDDNAALIVIDVQQGFGDAVWGARNNPRAEENIERLLTAWTAAARPIVLVRHDSVSPGSPLGAGTAGNALQPFVAAVPHELLVTKDVNSAFYGDPDLAAWLGERGIRQIVVVGIQTNMCVETTARMGGNLGFDVIVPIDATHTFDLEGPAGIVLRADDLARATAVNLHGGGFARVVETDELVG
- a CDS encoding YeiH family protein, whose translation is MRSLGSGVAVAIAAALVAWALHSVWPAAPLLTIAVVLGIAVGQFPAFRRARANRLGAGLRWSARTPLRAGIVLLGLQLSLVDIVALGPVTIATTVAIVVVTFFATWWLGRLLGLSGQQPLLVASGFSICGASAIGAMAHAVRARDEDQSIPVALVTLCGTLAIAILPLLRHPLGLTDAGFGHWVGASVHDVGQVVATAQIAGTTALAVAVVVKLTRVVLLAPMVAVASGIERRRSVEPGARPPIVPLFIVGFLAAVALNTLVPLPGALLETAGFMQTALLTTALFALGTSVDVTKLAATGWRALVVGLTSWALIATLAYGAVLVG
- a CDS encoding L-serine ammonia-lyase, with the translated sequence MTAFVSALDLFSIGIGPSSSHTVGPMRAARAFATELAEKAVLTRTARIVCTLYGSLGATGVGHGTPGAVIAGLGGAEPETCDPDAVRTLWESCPVRLALSGGHTIDLSASDIEFEPRTRLPGHSNGLRFAALDDEGDVLHAATFYSVGGGFITRAQDDGRAAAVGRSASSAPPLPYSSAAELLALCDSEAVSMCDVAYRNEVAFHGAPRIEEGLDAIWAAMSECVDRGLDRSGTLPGGLGVRRRAASVRERLDDYDLTAHERDTSTEWLHAFALAVNEENASGGRVVTAPTNGAAGIIPAVGRYYLRFVPGADAGGIRRYLLTATAIGSLFKANASISGAEGGCQAEVGSACAMAAGGLCAVLGGTPHQIENAAEIAMEHHLGLTCDPVGGLVQVPCIERNAIAASTAVSAARLALHGDGSHIVSLDAVIETMRQTGLDMKTKYKETSRGGLAVNVIEC
- a CDS encoding CoA-binding protein; the protein is MLKSQRTWAGPDAKQRLGILRAAKSVAIVGASPNPARSSYFVGTYLQQSSDYRLYFVNPNADVILGQPAYASLTDLPEVPDIVVVFRRGSDIPQVVDEVVAAGAKTIWVQLGIWNEEAAYYGEEQGLTVVMDRCIKVEHARFHGGLHLLGFDTGQISARKTIR
- a CDS encoding ABC transporter ATP-binding protein gives rise to the protein MTDSPIPPLLAAENLTFRYPGAERDVLRGVDLSVGPGASLGLVGESGAGKSTILSLLLGLQRPTGGRILVDGAPLDLSRPASRLAYRRTVQTVFQDPYSSLDPRMRVGRSIAEPLRSLGIEPDARAREARVAELLADVGLPADAATRYPNAFSGGQRQRIAIARALAAEPRVLLADEPVSALDTSVRLQIIELLQRLARERSLSLLLVSHDLTIVAALCERMSVIESGRIVESGQTTDILTAPSDPYTQRLIAAVPRLPSA
- a CDS encoding DUF3060 domain-containing protein, with translation MRTARTARTLTAVAGAATLLVMLAGCVPVWMVDRDDSSDRDDRPAASSDARPNDGSGDQAFACADGEDIEVGGDAIDIDVTGSCASVTVRGNALDVEIASAGSVLVEGQQIDLDLQSDAASLVVRGNANEIDAEALDSAEITGDSNDLDAGRIGSLVLVGTKNTVESDGAPGSVNDTGIDNRVETR
- a CDS encoding O-acetylhomoserine aminocarboxypropyltransferase/cysteine synthase family protein, with the translated sequence MADREYGFKTRSIHAGNIPDAVTGSRALPIYQSSAFVFDDTADAAARFALQKYGNIYSRLANPTVASFEERVASLEGGLGAVATASGLSAQYITFASLAGAGDHIVASANLYGGSITQLDVTLRRFGIETTFVQSSDPADYAAAITEKTKALFVETIANPSGAVADLEGLADVAHAHGIPFIVDSTIATPYLNRPIEWGADIVTHSATKFLGGHGTTLGGVVVESGRFDWHSDKFPLFGQPVPSYGGLQWSGNFGEYAFLTRLRAEQLRDIGPALAPHSAFLLAQGVETLPYRIQAHVDNARAVAEWLEADDRIERVWWAGLANHPHFDRAQKYLPKGPGSVFSFEVKGGRAVGQKLIESVNLASHLANIGDAKTLIIHPASTTHAQLTDQQLVDAGVLPGVVRLSVGIEDVDDIIYDLDQALSAATKGE
- a CDS encoding ABC transporter ATP-binding protein encodes the protein MSILLDIRGLRVTGDDGALVDGVDATIASGERLGVIGESGSGKSLTALSVLGLLPHPLRAEGSILLGDVDVVTARQRRLDAVRGAVVSAVFQEPLTALDPLMRVGKQLAWPLRKHRGLRGDALRRAVLDALSAVQLDDPERIARSYIHEISGGQRQRVALAIALACEPRLLIADEPTTALDVTVQAGILDLLDEEVRERGMSLLFISHDLPVVSRIVDRVMVMRAGAAVETGTVDQVLRAPAHPYTATLVASARGLEAHLP
- a CDS encoding cation:proton antiporter, which produces MGFGETFLLLFGALAVTAFARWRGWSAPLLVTAVALVVSYIPGIPTFEIDGELILTLVLPPLLYSAALDVSFLNFRNSLPQIRNLGIWLVVATTVVVGGIAYLIMPSLTLAGALLLGAIVSPPDAVSAASIGRRLGLPRRVMTVMSGESLINDASSLTLFRVFLAIVAGSTVTWGDGITDFLLAVGVGVGLGLVIGRIVTAIRRRLDDPVVLGTLGLLVPFAAYAIAERFEGSGVLAVVTTGLIVGFNAPRTSYATRQQERPVWLSIDLLLEGFVFALIGLQLHDVVSDVWSSPLGPWRSLGLAVAVFAAVVLVRPIWIFGNHGILRLLAPLSARRRARRELRLDEFERRKDAEFDARGVPADHPRRRRRPRPPSDQSLLSIPELTVLSWAGMRGVVTLATATAIPVGAGLGLPEAERQTIFLVAFAVTVGTLLVQGLTMPALIKRLGLNSEAEEQQDAAELAAVRSRAAAVGLAYLEERRDEWRQKYGAEATDAVFDRFTATLERIDAGAEAAEELADDESADRRRDQLIELSRGWLAVRRSVVLDERDAGNLNEEVMRRLVVSLDAEELALDTLASQRDDR